Proteins from a single region of Pseudodesulfovibrio portus:
- a CDS encoding ArnT family glycosyltransferase, whose translation MAPILSRTWTRLENHPWLTMTLAVLAQTWFTIGNRALWFSDEVRYANAYQNLVQNGKWMVLSLNGQPYPDKPPVYFWFLWLIDKLTPADMPQVFFIGAALSGLLFIFAAYRLSRTLRFDKAVSLGAALILLSTFFLAGLFHYSRMDLMFAALIVLGHGCLYRAFTEEKQGCWPLCAFLLGGVATLIKGPLGFLFPLLTAFIWLAWRGELRKFFSRQMGAGLLAMLAMIGAWVAGVVLAEGPDFLLNTVLGKHVIQRATRTFHHRESVWYYFIAFPLAWLPWTLAAFAAPVGKYLSLSRWGEMWAARREAGPRAFLWIMFAATFIFLSSLSGKVLIYILPMFPPLALLTADFMLTGEEKRVTRLWALIAAVWLAAGTGLLIGGDMLPFPVPLRGLGLSACVLLMGGGGLLLLRARGSRACLLTAAMAMILWIYPVGLLVAPSLDDAMSPKRQATIIKEYADAGYEPHAIKIYSGIFAYYSGYDLIETNHLDELVETVRDKEKVVLSVRETQWPHYKPQLPGFRIVDRQYIAGMVYLIAVKG comes from the coding sequence ATGGCCCCCATCCTCTCCCGCACCTGGACCCGCCTGGAAAACCACCCCTGGCTGACCATGACCCTGGCCGTGCTGGCCCAGACCTGGTTCACCATCGGCAACCGGGCACTCTGGTTCTCCGACGAGGTGCGCTACGCCAACGCCTACCAGAACCTGGTGCAGAACGGGAAATGGATGGTCCTGTCCCTCAACGGCCAGCCGTATCCGGACAAGCCGCCGGTCTATTTCTGGTTCCTCTGGCTCATCGACAAGTTGACCCCGGCGGACATGCCGCAGGTCTTCTTCATCGGCGCGGCGCTGTCCGGTCTCTTATTCATCTTCGCCGCCTACCGGCTGTCCCGGACCCTCAGGTTCGACAAGGCCGTCAGCCTGGGCGCGGCCCTGATCCTGCTGTCCACCTTCTTCCTGGCCGGGCTGTTCCACTACTCGCGCATGGACCTCATGTTCGCCGCGCTCATAGTGCTCGGCCACGGCTGCCTGTACCGGGCGTTCACCGAAGAAAAACAGGGGTGCTGGCCGCTCTGCGCCTTCCTGCTCGGCGGCGTGGCCACCCTGATCAAGGGACCGCTCGGCTTCCTGTTCCCGCTGCTGACCGCCTTCATCTGGCTGGCCTGGCGCGGGGAGCTGAGGAAGTTCTTCTCCCGGCAGATGGGCGCGGGGCTGCTGGCCATGCTGGCCATGATCGGGGCCTGGGTGGCCGGAGTCGTCCTGGCCGAGGGACCGGACTTCCTGCTGAACACGGTGCTCGGCAAGCACGTCATCCAGCGGGCCACCCGGACCTTCCACCACCGCGAATCCGTCTGGTACTATTTCATCGCCTTCCCGCTCGCCTGGCTGCCCTGGACCCTGGCCGCGTTCGCCGCCCCGGTCGGCAAATACCTCTCCCTGTCCCGCTGGGGCGAGATGTGGGCCGCAAGGCGCGAAGCCGGACCGCGCGCCTTTCTCTGGATCATGTTCGCGGCCACCTTCATTTTCCTGTCCTCCCTGAGCGGCAAGGTCCTCATCTACATCCTGCCCATGTTCCCGCCGCTGGCCCTGCTCACGGCGGACTTCATGCTGACCGGCGAGGAGAAACGCGTCACCCGGCTGTGGGCCCTGATTGCCGCGGTCTGGCTGGCCGCCGGCACCGGGCTGCTGATCGGCGGCGACATGCTGCCCTTCCCGGTGCCCCTGCGGGGGCTGGGCCTCTCCGCCTGCGTGCTCCTGATGGGGGGCGGCGGACTGTTGCTCCTGCGCGCCAGGGGGAGCCGGGCCTGCCTGCTCACTGCGGCCATGGCCATGATCCTCTGGATCTATCCGGTGGGATTGCTGGTGGCCCCTTCACTGGACGACGCCATGTCCCCCAAGCGGCAGGCGACCATCATCAAGGAATACGCGGACGCCGGGTACGAGCCCCACGCCATCAAGATTTATTCAGGTATCTTCGCCTATTACTCGGGATACGACCTGATCGAGACCAACCACCTAGACGAGCTGGTCGAGACCGTCAGGGACAAGGAAAAGGTGGTCCTTTCAGTGCGGGAAACCCAGTGGCCGCATTACAAGCCGCAGCTGCCCGGTTTCCGCATCGTGGACCGCCAATACATCGCGGGCATGGTCTACCTGATCGCCGTGAAGGGATGA
- a CDS encoding phosphatase PAP2 family protein, with translation MRTASLKHWALFSAPLLAMLAVVLLACGSEPDVAVFFKDHRAAHPALRTAMKWLTDWSNPVFYVGYGISLLMAWKTNNMKRVRFILILLAVQAVVAGLAVHFLKQTIGRPRPGQGEWFDPITTKGAQHSLPSGHTTEITGWTLPLVLRAKRFLLTGALAVFVAAVGFSRIYLGWHHPSDIFFGWLLGSFGGFAAIIIADSTLFTTRR, from the coding sequence ATGCGCACCGCATCCCTGAAACACTGGGCGCTCTTTTCCGCGCCGCTCCTCGCCATGCTCGCCGTGGTCCTCCTGGCCTGCGGGTCCGAGCCGGACGTGGCCGTATTCTTCAAGGACCACCGGGCCGCCCATCCCGCCCTGCGGACCGCCATGAAGTGGCTGACCGACTGGTCCAATCCGGTCTTCTACGTCGGCTACGGCATCTCCCTGCTCATGGCCTGGAAGACGAACAACATGAAGCGGGTGCGTTTCATCCTGATCCTGCTCGCGGTCCAGGCGGTGGTGGCCGGACTGGCCGTCCATTTCCTCAAGCAGACCATCGGCCGACCGCGCCCCGGGCAGGGCGAATGGTTCGACCCCATCACCACCAAGGGCGCACAGCACTCCCTGCCCTCGGGCCACACCACCGAGATCACGGGCTGGACCCTGCCGCTGGTCCTGCGCGCCAAACGGTTCCTGCTGACCGGGGCGCTCGCCGTATTCGTCGCGGCCGTGGGCTTCTCGCGCATCTATCTCGGCTGGCACCACCCGTCCGACATCTTCTTCGGCTGGCTGCTCGGCAGCTTCGGCGGATTCGCCGCCATCATCATCGCGGACTCAACGCTCTTCACCACGAGGCGATAA
- a CDS encoding motility associated factor glycosyltransferase family protein, with the protein MSAYPYLKDNIEYLERTGNPIFQWLSAQDFQIDKLKNNIFINDFGLHDWRMESGKGLLESLPPEGLYANWLHKDKADTSATFVVGSNLGYGVNHLLKNTPDTHKVMLLEPRTEMLLACLGQTDYRPFFEARKFHILVPDERFVAEVVKNLDLQFIYGQIHLKGDLPSRQLGPEYAQWTTLIKNRLENFSLELSTLRFRQDVMVGNEIDNFKRAMLDGSLKSIEGKANGVGAVILGAGPSLEDMAPRLAERPGHVLYTCALQTLPVLQKLGIKPHLCAAIDYDSSMLRIFDRLDPDFASDIPLIYSTKVDPMLLKRYPGPTLPMWTVGGMGTYVLKQRDLVLDAGGNVSVTLSRLLRTCGVSHILMVGQDYAWINGKSHSAGHHNTNTKIKRASYHQDTKNMDGETILTTVQYMTAKRELEYDLKQADFPIYNVYGGGVPIDGTEAIDLDAAYSRGILASAPGSVDRFMGDLMACRNAVPPIRLEPRSPMWTTSMRNAEKHLTKLFKNITANQKEIHTSLERIEMFVKQDPLYMPYLFNETLDLAGLTRAKARHERSDLQEFKSIAKRILKKVREMDRKVCFTAEETAAA; encoded by the coding sequence ATGAGCGCATACCCCTACCTGAAAGACAACATCGAGTATCTTGAACGCACGGGAAACCCCATTTTCCAATGGCTTTCCGCCCAGGACTTCCAGATCGACAAGCTGAAGAACAACATCTTCATCAACGACTTCGGCCTGCACGACTGGCGCATGGAATCCGGCAAGGGATTGCTCGAATCACTGCCGCCCGAGGGGCTCTACGCAAACTGGCTGCACAAGGACAAGGCCGACACCTCGGCCACCTTCGTGGTCGGCTCGAACCTCGGCTACGGGGTCAACCACCTGCTCAAGAACACGCCCGACACGCACAAGGTCATGCTGCTCGAGCCGCGCACCGAGATGCTGCTCGCCTGCCTGGGCCAGACCGACTACCGGCCCTTCTTCGAGGCCAGGAAATTTCACATCCTGGTGCCGGACGAACGGTTCGTGGCCGAAGTCGTCAAGAACCTCGACCTGCAGTTCATCTACGGCCAGATCCACCTCAAGGGCGACCTGCCCAGCCGCCAGCTCGGCCCGGAATACGCCCAGTGGACCACCCTGATCAAGAACCGGCTGGAAAACTTTTCCCTGGAGCTGTCCACCCTGCGCTTCCGCCAGGACGTCATGGTCGGCAACGAGATCGACAACTTCAAGCGGGCCATGCTCGACGGCAGCCTGAAATCCATCGAAGGCAAGGCAAACGGCGTGGGCGCGGTCATCCTCGGCGCGGGCCCCAGCCTGGAAGACATGGCCCCCCGGCTGGCCGAACGGCCCGGACACGTGCTCTACACCTGCGCGCTGCAGACCCTGCCCGTGCTGCAGAAGCTCGGCATCAAGCCCCACCTGTGCGCGGCCATCGACTACGACTCCTCCATGCTCAGGATTTTCGACCGGCTGGACCCGGACTTCGCATCCGACATCCCGCTCATATACTCCACCAAGGTGGACCCCATGCTGCTCAAGCGCTACCCCGGCCCCACCCTGCCCATGTGGACCGTGGGCGGCATGGGCACATACGTGCTCAAGCAGCGCGACCTGGTGCTGGACGCGGGCGGCAACGTCTCCGTGACCCTGTCGCGGCTGCTGCGGACCTGCGGCGTGAGCCACATCCTGATGGTCGGCCAGGACTACGCCTGGATCAACGGGAAGTCCCACTCGGCGGGCCACCACAACACCAACACCAAGATAAAGCGGGCCTCCTACCACCAGGACACCAAGAACATGGATGGCGAGACCATCCTGACCACTGTCCAGTACATGACCGCCAAGCGCGAATTGGAATACGACCTCAAGCAGGCGGATTTCCCCATCTACAACGTCTACGGCGGCGGCGTGCCCATCGATGGCACCGAAGCCATCGACCTGGACGCGGCATACTCGCGCGGCATCCTGGCCTCGGCCCCCGGCAGCGTGGACCGGTTCATGGGCGACCTCATGGCCTGCCGAAACGCGGTCCCGCCCATCCGCCTGGAACCCCGCTCCCCCATGTGGACCACTTCCATGCGCAACGCGGAAAAGCACCTGACCAAGCTGTTCAAGAACATCACGGCCAACCAGAAGGAAATCCACACCTCGCTGGAACGGATCGAGATGTTCGTCAAGCAGGACCCCCTGTACATGCCCTACCTGTTCAACGAGACCCTGGACCTGGCCGGGCTGACCCGGGCCAAGGCCCGGCACGAACGGTCCGACCTCCAGGAATTCAAGTCCATCGCCAAACGCATCCTCAAGAAAGTCCGGGAAATGGACCGCAAGGTCTGCTTCACCGCCGAGGAAACCGCCGCCGCATAG
- a CDS encoding cysteine synthase, whose translation MNKDLLALIGNTPLVEIRHLNPNPNVKVLAKIECRNPGGSIKDRVAAAMIAAAEKSGELTKDKIIIEATSGNTGVGLAMVAAIKGYRIKLLMPETASEERKMIMAAYGAELELTPGHLATDGAIEQAYRYAREEPDKYVLMDQYNNPASVDAHYNGTGREIWEQTNGTVTHCVMTLGTSGTAMGIAKRLHEEGDVYVAAVEPYAGHKIQGLKNMLESYPPGIYDKTALDEILHVDDETAFDNCRRLAREEGIFAGMSSGAALGGALQLAERLDKGVVVCIFPDSGERYLSTHLYRQQSGGGVTIFDMASGTEKALNTGSGLGVYTMGPSLDNPDGLDAWRRVVLLDVFTRHMIARGTAVDAAVGLTDMDDRTLTAAREGDVSRDGLAAEGREVIEERARSMGVDESLNFPLSSASNETCVALCTRLMGKGLAYEKLRSVYFDVFRDKRYGEIGTVDMDKVSGGRTVDLNAYVKDNPLDFTLLKRATLLDLKRGEVLETEWGNVRPSWFLQHAAMALDELPRIDVMIGSDKHRFPHLENLRAIWSTAGRELQAWMVCQQATDSEGEKLSAVAEKLGGFRAARLWLLSVATRKPLCASSDTLNMWGRNWRKIQECAVTLTLALDGRGDTVPPDAEQAVFDLKAGFKAAMDDTLSLHHFWPTLFKFVKQVNGWAKANTLTGPTAKACLDELTAMDAILGILDPAQMPVPLSDLPDQVQGMVADRQKAREAKDFAMSDELRDKIAEAGFRVEDTGGVPRVFKA comes from the coding sequence ATGAACAAGGATCTGCTCGCGCTCATAGGCAACACGCCGTTGGTGGAGATTCGCCACCTCAACCCCAATCCGAACGTCAAGGTTTTGGCCAAGATCGAGTGCCGGAATCCCGGCGGCTCCATCAAGGACCGGGTGGCCGCCGCCATGATCGCGGCTGCCGAGAAGTCCGGCGAACTGACCAAGGACAAGATCATCATCGAGGCCACCTCCGGCAACACCGGCGTGGGGCTGGCCATGGTGGCCGCCATCAAGGGCTACAGGATCAAGCTGCTCATGCCGGAGACGGCCTCCGAGGAGCGCAAGATGATCATGGCCGCCTACGGGGCGGAGCTGGAGCTGACGCCCGGGCACCTGGCCACTGACGGGGCCATCGAGCAGGCCTACCGCTACGCCCGCGAGGAGCCGGACAAGTACGTGCTCATGGACCAGTACAACAACCCGGCCTCCGTCGACGCCCACTACAACGGCACGGGCCGGGAAATCTGGGAACAGACGAACGGCACGGTCACCCACTGCGTCATGACCCTGGGTACCTCGGGCACGGCCATGGGCATCGCCAAGCGGCTGCATGAAGAGGGCGACGTGTACGTGGCTGCCGTGGAGCCCTACGCGGGCCACAAGATTCAGGGTCTCAAGAACATGCTCGAATCCTATCCGCCGGGCATCTACGACAAGACCGCGCTCGACGAAATCCTGCATGTGGACGACGAGACCGCATTCGACAACTGCCGCAGGCTGGCGCGCGAGGAGGGCATCTTCGCGGGCATGAGCTCCGGCGCGGCCCTGGGCGGGGCCCTGCAACTGGCCGAACGGCTGGACAAGGGCGTGGTGGTCTGCATCTTCCCCGATTCCGGCGAGCGGTATCTCTCCACCCACCTCTACCGGCAGCAGTCCGGCGGCGGGGTGACGATTTTCGACATGGCCTCGGGAACCGAGAAGGCGCTGAACACCGGCTCCGGCCTGGGCGTGTACACCATGGGCCCGAGCCTGGACAACCCGGACGGGCTGGACGCCTGGCGGCGCGTGGTGCTGCTGGACGTGTTCACCCGCCACATGATCGCGCGCGGCACGGCCGTGGACGCGGCGGTGGGGTTGACCGACATGGACGACCGCACCCTGACCGCGGCCCGCGAGGGCGACGTGTCCCGCGACGGCCTGGCCGCCGAGGGTCGCGAAGTCATCGAGGAACGCGCCCGGTCCATGGGCGTGGACGAGTCCCTGAATTTCCCCCTGTCTTCCGCCAGCAACGAGACCTGTGTGGCCCTGTGCACCCGGCTCATGGGCAAGGGGCTGGCCTACGAGAAGCTCCGCAGCGTGTATTTCGACGTGTTCCGCGACAAGCGGTACGGCGAGATCGGCACGGTGGACATGGACAAGGTGTCCGGCGGCCGCACGGTGGATCTGAACGCCTACGTCAAGGACAACCCGCTCGATTTCACGCTCCTGAAACGGGCCACGCTGCTCGACCTGAAGCGCGGCGAGGTCCTGGAAACCGAGTGGGGCAACGTGCGCCCGAGCTGGTTTTTGCAGCACGCGGCCATGGCCCTGGACGAGCTGCCGCGCATCGACGTGATGATCGGCTCGGACAAGCACCGCTTCCCGCACCTGGAAAACCTGCGCGCCATCTGGAGTACGGCGGGCCGCGAACTCCAGGCCTGGATGGTCTGCCAGCAGGCAACGGACAGCGAGGGCGAGAAACTTTCCGCCGTGGCCGAAAAACTCGGCGGCTTCCGCGCGGCCCGGCTCTGGCTTCTTTCGGTGGCCACCCGCAAGCCCCTGTGCGCCTCGAGCGACACCCTGAACATGTGGGGTCGCAACTGGCGCAAAATCCAGGAATGCGCGGTCACCCTGACCCTGGCCCTGGACGGACGCGGCGACACCGTTCCCCCGGACGCGGAACAGGCTGTCTTCGACCTCAAGGCCGGTTTCAAGGCCGCCATGGACGACACCCTGTCCCTGCACCACTTCTGGCCGACCCTGTTCAAGTTCGTGAAACAGGTCAACGGCTGGGCCAAGGCCAACACCCTGACCGGCCCGACGGCCAAGGCCTGCCTGGACGAACTCACGGCCATGGACGCCATCCTGGGCATCCTCGACCCCGCCCAGATGCCGGTCCCCCTCTCCGACCTCCCCGACCAAGTCCAGGGCATGGTCGCCGACCGCCAAAAGGCCCGCGAGGCCAAAGACTTCGCCATGTCCGACGAGTTAAGGGACAAGATAGCCGAGGCAGGATTCAGGGTCGAAGACACCGGCGGCGTGCCGAGGGTGTTTAAGGCGTAG
- a CDS encoding substrate-binding periplasmic protein, which translates to MKNIRTRILRFTVALLTAIALSGPPVMADRGVSLVCDIWPPYQFKTEDGVTGMAVEIVEAVYRRMDIVHVELRAFPWKRALDAIRYAEADALISANHTPAREIYLRYPEEPIFESSWVIWTKAGSSILTLDDLKGKTVGVVLGYSYTPEFWNFITANCTVEKVYNDDINFRKLSEGRLDATVAEFGNGLTLVRDLGDTAIRPVNGIEIKRDGLYIVFNRQVTGEAFVQRFSDELKAFKQTDEHQAIREKYLGKGN; encoded by the coding sequence ATGAAAAATATCCGGACGCGCATACTGCGATTCACGGTCGCCCTGCTCACGGCGATCGCGCTCTCCGGCCCGCCGGTCATGGCGGACCGCGGTGTTTCGCTGGTATGCGACATCTGGCCTCCCTATCAGTTCAAAACCGAAGACGGCGTCACCGGCATGGCGGTGGAAATTGTCGAAGCCGTGTACCGGCGCATGGACATCGTTCACGTCGAGCTCCGGGCCTTCCCCTGGAAGCGGGCCCTGGACGCCATCCGGTACGCCGAGGCGGACGCGCTTATTTCCGCCAACCACACGCCGGCGCGTGAAATATACCTGCGCTACCCGGAGGAGCCGATCTTCGAGTCCTCCTGGGTGATCTGGACCAAGGCGGGCAGTTCCATCCTGACCCTGGACGACCTCAAGGGCAAGACCGTCGGGGTTGTGCTCGGCTACAGCTACACGCCCGAATTCTGGAACTTCATCACGGCCAATTGTACGGTGGAGAAAGTCTACAACGACGACATCAACTTCAGGAAGCTCAGCGAGGGCCGCCTGGACGCCACCGTAGCCGAGTTCGGCAACGGCCTGACCCTGGTCCGGGACCTTGGCGACACGGCCATCCGCCCGGTCAACGGCATCGAGATCAAGCGGGACGGGCTGTATATCGTGTTCAACCGCCAGGTGACGGGGGAAGCGTTCGTGCAGCGGTTCTCCGACGAGCTCAAGGCGTTCAAGCAGACCGATGAACACCAGGCTATCCGGGAGAAGTATCTGGGCAAAGGGAACTGA
- the msrB gene encoding peptide-methionine (R)-S-oxide reductase MsrB — MTRKYALPLALATLTALLALTFVLFSAPEGDAMTDDKNVEIATIAGGCFWCVESDMEKLPGVIKAVSGYAGGEEADPTYQQVSSGTTGHREAVQVFFDPTVVSYARVLDHYWKHFDPTDEGGSFGDRGFQYTSAIFYHSEAQREVAEASKRALGESGRFSVPVVTPVIPFTTFYNAEGYHQDYYKHNPVRYKTYRFFSGRDRFVDEHWGDEAKAPAAATPGPASDGSTFVKPDDATLKSRLTPLQYKVTQHEGTEPPFDNEYWDNKRPGIYVDIVSGEPLFSSTDKYKSGTGWPSFTRPMVPENIVEKEDRSLFTTRTEIRSRNADSHLGHVFNDGPEPTGLRYCMNSAALRFVPREDMAAEGYGDFLHFFE, encoded by the coding sequence ATGACCCGCAAGTATGCCCTGCCCCTGGCGCTGGCAACGCTGACAGCCCTGCTGGCGTTGACTTTCGTCCTATTCTCCGCACCCGAGGGGGATGCCATGACCGACGATAAAAATGTTGAAATCGCCACTATCGCAGGAGGCTGCTTCTGGTGCGTGGAATCCGACATGGAGAAGCTGCCCGGCGTGATCAAGGCCGTGTCCGGCTACGCGGGCGGCGAGGAAGCCGACCCTACCTACCAGCAGGTTTCCAGCGGCACAACGGGCCACAGGGAGGCCGTTCAGGTCTTCTTCGACCCCACGGTGGTGAGCTATGCCCGGGTGCTGGATCACTACTGGAAGCACTTCGACCCCACCGACGAGGGCGGGTCCTTCGGCGACCGGGGCTTCCAGTACACCTCCGCCATATTCTACCACTCCGAGGCCCAGCGCGAAGTCGCCGAGGCCTCGAAGAGGGCACTGGGCGAATCGGGCCGGTTCTCCGTCCCCGTCGTCACGCCCGTCATCCCCTTTACGACCTTTTACAATGCCGAGGGGTATCACCAGGATTACTACAAGCACAATCCCGTGCGCTACAAGACCTACCGCTTCTTCTCGGGCCGCGACCGGTTCGTGGACGAGCATTGGGGCGACGAGGCCAAGGCACCCGCTGCGGCGACGCCCGGCCCGGCCTCGGACGGATCAACCTTCGTGAAGCCCGACGACGCGACGCTCAAGTCCAGGCTCACGCCGCTCCAGTACAAGGTCACCCAGCATGAAGGCACCGAGCCGCCGTTCGACAACGAGTACTGGGACAACAAGCGGCCCGGCATCTACGTGGACATCGTCAGCGGCGAGCCGCTGTTCTCCAGCACGGACAAGTACAAGTCCGGCACGGGCTGGCCGAGCTTCACCCGCCCGATGGTCCCGGAAAACATCGTGGAAAAGGAAGACCGGAGCCTCTTCACCACCCGCACGGAAATCCGCAGCAGGAACGCGGACTCCCACCTGGGGCACGTCTTCAACGACGGGCCGGAACCCACGGGGCTGCGGTACTGCATGAACTCAGCCGCACTGCGCTTCGTGCCCAGGGAAGACATGGCGGCAGAGGGATATGGCGATTTCCTGCACTTCTTCGAATAG
- a CDS encoding sigma-54-dependent Fis family transcriptional regulator: MATTTQDTSDLSYLTTLKTIQETLKRDTPLEESLNLLLKTLARDMEYVRAFMVIMDPKTENLKLSLTYSPAQAEDVTYSPGRGIIGRVFDSGQSITVPRMSDDPEFLNKAFGRSADELKKLGFICVPVKNLRSDDTEVIGALSVDVPLIPADDMDAHRQFLEVVAGIIAGHVAQLQEEMATQNHLLTQGLMAGGAEAPTPKDFVAASKAMRLVLRQANQVAPSRATALLRGESGTGKELLAEAIHSSSPRADKPLIKLNCAALPSELIESELFGHQKGAFTGAFQTKRGLFEVADQGTLFLDEIGELSMDAQAKVLRAIQEKEIQRVGSEQTITVDVRLICATHQPLEELLEKGRFREDLYYRINVFPIFIPPLKERREDILPLAEHFLADFTDEYGKEVKRISTPAIELLTMYHWPGNVRELKNCMERAVLLCEEQVIRTYHLPPTLQSAESSATGTSLSFGEAVAKFEQELLVDSLKKSGGNMLQSARDLRVSYRIVNYKVKKYNIDVKKFSQSRARSKKKLVE; this comes from the coding sequence ATGGCAACAACTACCCAGGACACCTCCGATCTCAGCTACCTAACCACGCTGAAGACCATCCAGGAGACCCTGAAACGGGACACCCCGCTTGAGGAATCCCTCAATCTGCTCCTGAAGACCCTGGCCCGCGACATGGAATACGTCCGGGCGTTCATGGTCATCATGGACCCCAAGACCGAAAACCTGAAGCTGTCCCTGACCTACTCCCCGGCCCAGGCCGAGGACGTGACCTACTCTCCGGGCCGGGGCATCATCGGGCGGGTGTTCGACTCCGGCCAGTCCATCACCGTGCCGCGCATGTCCGACGACCCCGAGTTCCTGAACAAGGCGTTCGGCCGGAGCGCGGATGAGCTGAAGAAACTCGGCTTCATCTGCGTGCCGGTCAAGAACCTGCGCTCGGACGACACCGAGGTCATCGGCGCGCTGTCCGTTGACGTGCCGCTCATCCCGGCGGACGACATGGACGCCCACCGCCAGTTCCTGGAGGTGGTGGCGGGCATCATCGCCGGCCACGTGGCCCAGCTCCAGGAGGAGATGGCCACCCAGAACCACCTGCTCACCCAGGGGCTCATGGCAGGCGGCGCGGAGGCTCCCACGCCCAAGGACTTCGTGGCCGCGAGCAAGGCCATGCGCCTTGTCCTCAGGCAGGCCAACCAGGTCGCGCCCAGCCGGGCCACTGCGCTGTTGCGCGGCGAATCCGGCACCGGCAAGGAGCTGCTGGCCGAGGCCATCCACTCCTCCAGCCCGCGCGCGGACAAACCGCTGATCAAGCTCAACTGCGCGGCCCTGCCCTCGGAACTCATCGAGTCCGAGTTGTTCGGCCACCAGAAGGGCGCGTTCACCGGCGCATTCCAGACCAAACGCGGCCTGTTCGAAGTGGCCGACCAGGGCACCCTGTTCCTGGACGAAATCGGCGAGCTCTCCATGGACGCCCAGGCCAAGGTGCTGCGGGCCATCCAGGAAAAGGAAATCCAGCGCGTCGGCTCCGAACAGACGATCACCGTGGACGTGCGCCTTATCTGCGCCACCCACCAGCCCCTTGAGGAACTGCTGGAAAAGGGCCGTTTCCGCGAGGACCTGTACTATCGCATCAACGTCTTCCCGATCTTCATCCCGCCCCTCAAGGAGCGGCGCGAGGACATCCTGCCCCTGGCAGAGCACTTCCTGGCGGATTTCACAGACGAGTACGGCAAGGAGGTCAAGCGCATCTCCACGCCCGCCATCGAGCTGCTGACCATGTACCACTGGCCCGGCAACGTGCGCGAACTCAAGAACTGCATGGAGCGCGCGGTCCTGCTCTGCGAGGAGCAGGTCATCCGCACCTACCACCTGCCGCCCACCCTGCAGTCCGCCGAGAGCTCGGCAACCGGCACCTCCCTGTCCTTCGGCGAGGCCGTGGCCAAGTTCGAGCAGGAGCTGCTGGTGGACTCCCTCAAGAAGTCCGGCGGCAACATGCTGCAATCCGCCCGGGACCTCCGCGTCTCCTACCGGATCGTCAACTACAAGGTGAAGAAATACAACATTGACGTGAAGAAGTTCTCGCAGTCCAGAGCGAGATCAAAAAAGAAACTCGTTGAATAA
- a CDS encoding indolepyruvate oxidoreductase subunit beta, translating into MSDVKKVRIFMTGVGGQGTLTATTLLAQTVLAQGLPVTSGEIHGMAQRGGVVESTVLIGCKSPKIGLGEADILIGFEPMETMRALPYLKQGGLVVSSIEFMPPLAVAMGKQECPAIDDIKKAVSACTDKAYYMANQTIGLEAGAVQSGNVAMLGAVCAAGDLPFGPEALEAAIKANLPEKIQAVNLKALELGVAALNA; encoded by the coding sequence CGTGGGCGGCCAGGGAACCCTGACCGCCACCACCCTGCTGGCCCAGACCGTGCTCGCCCAGGGGCTGCCCGTGACCTCCGGCGAGATTCACGGCATGGCCCAGCGCGGCGGCGTGGTCGAATCCACGGTGCTCATCGGCTGCAAGTCCCCCAAGATCGGGCTGGGCGAGGCCGACATCCTGATCGGGTTCGAGCCCATGGAAACCATGCGCGCCCTGCCCTACCTGAAGCAGGGCGGCCTGGTGGTCTCCTCCATCGAATTCATGCCGCCCCTGGCCGTGGCCATGGGCAAGCAGGAATGCCCGGCCATCGACGATATCAAGAAGGCGGTCTCCGCCTGCACGGACAAGGCCTACTACATGGCCAACCAGACCATCGGCCTGGAAGCGGGCGCGGTGCAGTCCGGCAACGTGGCCATGCTCGGCGCGGTCTGCGCCGCAGGCGACCTGCCCTTCGGCCCCGAGGCCCTGGAAGCCGCCATCAAGGCCAATCTCCCCGAAAAGATCCAGGCCGTTAACCTCAAAGCATTGGAGCTGGGCGTCGCCGCACTGAACGCCTAG